The nucleotide window GTTATATATTTTGATAAGCATGTTTTTACCGTCAGCAGTTGGTTTTGCAGTGTTTTTAGTACGAATATAATTGGTACTATATATAACATCTAAATTTACTTTTTCAAGGAATTTATTAAGGTTTTTTGCTCTTTGTTCCCCGCATTTAGTAAGTGGAGGATTTTTACGATTGGCAGGAGATACATCTTTTTCAGAATGTCTAACCAGGTATATTGTAAAAAGCTCTTTATTTTCTTGGGCATTTACAACATATTGTAATCCGATTATTGTAAAAAGTAGCAATAAATATTTTTTAGAATTCATAAGTAAAGTCTTTTGTTATTTTAAATTTAGTTTAATATTTCTAGTAATACCTTTTGTTTATGCAATATATATCTTTAGTAAATTAAACAATAGGCTAATCACTTGTAAAATTAATGATATATTTATTGTTATGAATAAGTAATACTTTATATGTTTTAGTAGGCTAATTTTTATAGGCTATTAAAATTTGGTTCCACGTAATAGGTGTTTTATTATAAAAAATAAATGCGTCGTGCTATTTTATTTATTTACTTAAGTATCTCTATAGATATTTGAAGTATTGTTAGAAAAACTATTAGTATTTCTAATAAATGAATATATAAATTAACCTTAAAACTTATTATTATGGGAATTGTAACATCAACTATTTATTCAACAACAGCAAAAGAAGCAATGACTCAATTAAACTTTTCTACAGATTTTCAGGGAAAAACTGTATCTGTAACAATTAATCTTTTGAAAAGTGGAGTAGTAGTTAAAACTGAAACGTATAATTTAGATGCAGAGAATACAATAAAGCAGGTTTCTTTAACTGCACCAGAAATGAAATCTGATGGAACCGTTACTTTAGCTGCAAATACAAATTCAGTAGTATTTTCAGGAGTTTGTATTTGGGGAGATGTAGTATCTTTTAGAGCAGAGAATGTAGCTGTTGCTTACAG belongs to Tenacibaculum sp. MAR_2010_89 and includes:
- a CDS encoding phosphoglycerate mutase family protein encodes the protein MNSKKYLLLLFTIIGLQYVVNAQENKELFTIYLVRHSEKDVSPANRKNPPLTKCGEQRAKNLNKFLEKVNLDVIYSTNYIRTKNTAKPTADGKNMLIKIYNPRELTQFSKTLIDKKQDALVVGHSNTTGVLAGLLVGEKIKPFDESIYNRIYQVVIHKKTGRLHILNTSFSCDN